A genomic stretch from Desulfovibrio sp. Huiquan2017 includes:
- a CDS encoding cytochrome c3 family protein, producing the protein MRRILITLLALCALGTAATALAGSPPDALRLEPPKGMEAAKSPVDFPHGRHTGAVADCTACHHTWDGKAEIKACGSAGCHDQPGKKGETAYYTAFHAKDTNRSCLGCHKTAKKDGKPAPVSCKQCHK; encoded by the coding sequence ATCCTGATCACTCTGTTGGCCCTGTGCGCCCTCGGGACGGCCGCAACGGCCCTGGCCGGATCCCCGCCGGACGCCCTCCGGCTCGAACCGCCCAAGGGCATGGAAGCCGCCAAGTCCCCGGTGGACTTTCCGCATGGCCGACACACTGGCGCAGTCGCCGACTGTACGGCCTGCCATCACACCTGGGACGGCAAGGCCGAAATCAAGGCGTGCGGCTCGGCGGGTTGTCACGATCAGCCAGGCAAGAAGGGGGAAACCGCCTACTACACCGCCTTCCACGCCAAGGACACGAACCGCAGCTGCCTGGGCTGCCACAAGACCGCCAAGAAGGACGGCAAGCCCGCCCCGGTGTCCTGCAAGCAGTGTCACAAGTAA
- a CDS encoding bifunctional (p)ppGpp synthetase/guanosine-3',5'-bis(diphosphate) 3'-pyrophosphohydrolase: MIRINDITDKVASYIKDPDLDLIQRAYVFSAQAHDGVVRRSGEPYISHPMNVANLLADMQLDEATVAAGLLHDTVEDTDTTVDEIEELFGSDVADIVDGVTKISRMDFESKAVQQAENIRKLILAMAEDIRVLMVKLADRLHNMRTLEYMKPVKQRLIAQETQDIYAPLANRLGLHRIKTELEDLCLRYLRPDVYAQLSEAVHEHRAAGEPYIDKVIGLINDMLKKNKIKGRVFGRTKHLHSIQVKMEQQGLTFDEIYDLIAFRVIVGSLKDCYAVLGLIHAAWRPVPGRFKDYISIPKANMYQSLHTTVMGPEGERIEIQIRTEEMHRIAENGVAAHWQYKEVGKGTKRGRTAGKRDAERYTWLKQIMDWQRELSDPREFMSSLRLEMFQDEVYVFTPNGDIKELPDGATPVDFAYSIHSEVGDKCAGAKVNGRIVPLQYRLQNGDSVEIITDKNRVPSRDWLKFVNTAKARTRIKHYTRTVEKERAISLAKEMLEKEGRRVGINVQKAIKDGEFIKLAGEFNCGSVDELLTQIGFSRFTPRKVIKRLYAVLHGETLDERRLREKPTASEAEEEQQPTVASGVEIGKKPKADGLQISGVDNVLVRFASCCNPLPGEPIIGYITRGRGVTVHRIDCPNVGHFEDERLIQVSWEGVEEKPYPTKIKIKCLNKPGMLGRICAMLADMDVNIDSGNFESKVDGTTLLNFTVEVKDLDQLYSALAEVKKLKAVKEAIRVS; encoded by the coding sequence ATGATTCGCATCAACGACATCACTGACAAAGTGGCCTCATACATCAAGGACCCGGACCTGGACCTGATCCAGCGGGCCTACGTCTTTTCCGCCCAGGCGCATGACGGTGTGGTCCGGCGCTCGGGCGAGCCGTATATTTCCCATCCCATGAACGTGGCCAACCTCCTGGCCGACATGCAGTTGGACGAGGCCACTGTGGCCGCCGGGTTGCTGCACGACACCGTGGAGGACACGGACACCACCGTGGACGAGATCGAGGAGCTTTTCGGTTCGGACGTGGCCGACATCGTGGACGGCGTGACCAAGATCAGCCGCATGGATTTCGAATCCAAGGCCGTGCAGCAGGCCGAGAACATCCGCAAGCTCATCCTGGCCATGGCCGAAGACATCCGCGTGCTCATGGTCAAGCTGGCCGACCGTCTGCACAACATGCGCACGCTGGAGTACATGAAGCCGGTCAAGCAGCGGCTCATCGCCCAGGAGACCCAGGACATCTACGCGCCCCTGGCCAACCGGCTGGGCCTGCACCGGATCAAGACCGAACTCGAAGACCTCTGTCTGCGCTACCTGCGCCCCGACGTCTATGCCCAACTCTCCGAGGCCGTACACGAGCACCGCGCCGCGGGTGAGCCGTACATCGACAAGGTCATCGGCCTGATCAACGACATGCTCAAGAAGAACAAGATCAAGGGCAGGGTGTTCGGCCGGACCAAGCATCTGCACTCCATCCAGGTCAAGATGGAACAGCAGGGACTGACTTTCGACGAAATTTACGACCTTATCGCCTTCCGGGTCATCGTCGGTTCGCTCAAGGACTGCTACGCCGTGCTCGGCCTGATCCACGCAGCCTGGCGGCCCGTGCCCGGGCGGTTCAAGGACTATATCTCCATCCCCAAGGCGAACATGTACCAGTCGCTGCACACCACGGTCATGGGACCGGAAGGGGAACGCATCGAGATCCAGATCCGCACCGAGGAGATGCACAGGATCGCCGAGAACGGTGTGGCCGCCCACTGGCAGTACAAGGAAGTGGGCAAGGGGACCAAGCGGGGCAGGACCGCGGGCAAGCGCGACGCCGAGCGATACACCTGGCTCAAGCAGATCATGGATTGGCAGCGTGAGCTTTCCGACCCGCGTGAATTCATGTCTTCGCTCCGGCTCGAGATGTTCCAGGACGAGGTCTACGTGTTCACCCCCAACGGCGATATCAAGGAGTTGCCCGACGGGGCCACGCCTGTGGATTTCGCCTATTCCATCCACTCCGAAGTGGGCGACAAGTGCGCCGGGGCCAAGGTCAACGGCCGTATCGTGCCGTTGCAGTACCGGCTGCAGAACGGTGATTCGGTGGAGATCATCACCGACAAGAACCGCGTGCCCAGCCGGGACTGGCTCAAGTTCGTCAATACCGCCAAGGCGCGGACCCGAATCAAGCACTACACCCGCACCGTGGAGAAGGAGCGGGCCATCAGCCTGGCCAAGGAGATGCTCGAAAAGGAAGGCCGCCGGGTGGGCATCAACGTGCAGAAGGCCATCAAGGACGGCGAATTCATCAAGCTGGCCGGGGAGTTCAACTGCGGTAGCGTGGACGAACTTTTGACCCAGATAGGTTTTTCCCGCTTCACCCCGCGCAAGGTCATAAAAAGGCTGTACGCGGTCCTGCACGGCGAGACCCTGGACGAACGCAGGCTTCGGGAGAAGCCGACCGCTTCGGAGGCCGAAGAGGAACAGCAGCCCACCGTCGCCTCGGGCGTGGAGATCGGCAAGAAGCCCAAGGCCGACGGATTGCAGATATCCGGCGTGGACAATGTGCTGGTGCGTTTCGCCAGTTGCTGCAATCCCCTGCCCGGCGAGCCGATCATTGGCTACATCACCCGGGGCCGGGGCGTGACCGTGCACCGCATCGACTGTCCCAACGTGGGGCATTTCGAGGACGAACGCCTCATCCAGGTCAGTTGGGAGGGCGTGGAGGAGAAGCCGTATCCGACCAAGATCAAGATCAAGTGCCTGAACAAGCCGGGCATGCTCGGCCGCATCTGCGCCATGCTCGCGGACATGGACGTGAATATCGATTCCGGCAACTTCGAATCCAAGGTGGACGGGACCACGCTGCTCAACTTCACCGTGGAGGTCAAAGACCTGGACCAGCTCTATTCGGCACTGGCCGAGGTCAAGAAACTCAAGGCGGTCAAAGAGGCCATTCGCGTCTCCTGA
- a CDS encoding peptide-binding protein: protein MRLKNLIASLLCVLLLTACSDGGGAATPVPPVDSADVPAEPESGGTLVQPTIGEPSNLIPLLATDSSSHEIAGQIYVGLLKYDKNINLVPYAAESYEVLDGGKRLRFKLREDIYWTDGVQLTADDVEFTYRLTIDPKTPTAYAGNFKLVKEFRKTGKFSFEVTYDQPFAKALVSWATNILPKHALEGEDLLNTKYSRQPLGAGPYMLKKWTAGSELVLEANPNFFEGKPYIDRIIYRIIPDMGTQFLELKAGNLDMMGLDPLQYLYQTSGPGWDGSFHKFNFLASGYGFLGFNFRHPFFKDVRVRRAIDYAIDRRELVKGVLYGLGEAANGPYKPGTWQYDVNVKPRPYDPAKARELLAEAGWADSDGDGWLDKDGKRFAISIITNQGNSQRIKTGVILQQRLKDVGIQVSLRTVEWAAFLKEFVDTGRFDAIILGWNILQDPDIYNVWHSSQAVDGGLNFTRYINPELDELLERGRHMVRQDERKPLYDRVQEILHDQVPYCFLYVPMALPIVQARIQNIKAAPAGISYNSEKWWIPRRLQHQP from the coding sequence ATGAGACTCAAGAACCTGATCGCCTCCCTGCTTTGCGTCCTGCTCCTGACCGCCTGTTCCGATGGGGGGGGAGCCGCCACGCCCGTGCCTCCGGTGGACTCCGCGGACGTCCCGGCCGAGCCTGAATCGGGGGGCACCCTGGTTCAGCCGACCATCGGCGAGCCGAGCAACCTGATTCCCCTTCTGGCCACGGATTCGTCCTCCCATGAAATCGCGGGCCAGATATACGTGGGGCTGCTCAAGTACGACAAGAACATCAATCTGGTGCCCTACGCGGCCGAGTCCTACGAAGTGCTCGACGGCGGCAAGCGGCTCCGCTTCAAGCTGCGCGAGGACATCTATTGGACCGACGGAGTGCAGCTCACGGCCGATGATGTGGAGTTCACCTACCGGTTGACCATTGACCCCAAGACGCCCACGGCCTATGCGGGAAATTTCAAGTTGGTCAAGGAGTTCCGCAAGACCGGGAAATTCTCCTTCGAGGTGACCTACGATCAGCCCTTTGCCAAGGCGCTGGTTTCCTGGGCCACAAACATCCTGCCCAAACACGCTCTTGAGGGCGAGGACCTCCTGAACACCAAATACAGCCGCCAGCCTCTCGGGGCCGGGCCGTACATGCTCAAGAAATGGACCGCGGGCAGCGAGCTGGTCCTTGAGGCCAACCCGAATTTTTTCGAAGGCAAGCCGTACATCGACCGCATCATCTACCGGATCATTCCGGATATGGGTACCCAATTCCTGGAACTCAAGGCCGGGAATCTCGATATGATGGGCCTCGACCCCCTGCAATACCTCTACCAGACCTCCGGCCCGGGATGGGACGGCAGTTTTCACAAGTTCAATTTCCTGGCCTCGGGCTACGGCTTTCTCGGTTTCAATTTCCGGCATCCGTTCTTCAAGGACGTGCGCGTGCGGCGGGCCATCGACTACGCCATCGACCGGCGGGAACTGGTCAAGGGCGTGCTCTACGGCCTGGGCGAGGCGGCCAATGGGCCGTACAAACCGGGCACCTGGCAGTACGATGTGAACGTCAAGCCGCGTCCTTATGACCCGGCCAAGGCCCGTGAACTGCTGGCCGAGGCGGGCTGGGCCGATTCCGACGGCGACGGCTGGCTGGACAAGGACGGCAAACGGTTCGCCATCTCGATCATCACCAACCAGGGCAATTCGCAGCGCATCAAGACCGGGGTCATCCTGCAACAGCGGCTCAAGGACGTGGGCATCCAGGTGTCCCTGCGCACGGTGGAGTGGGCCGCGTTCCTCAAGGAGTTCGTTGACACTGGGCGTTTCGACGCTATTATCCTTGGATGGAACATCTTGCAGGACCCCGACATTTATAATGTGTGGCATTCATCCCAGGCCGTGGACGGCGGACTGAATTTCACCCGCTACATCAACCCGGAGTTGGATGAACTGCTTGAACGGGGACGCCACATGGTCCGGCAGGATGAGCGCAAGCCCCTCTATGACAGAGTGCAGGAAATCCTGCACGACCAAGTGCCCTATTGTTTTCTCTACGTTCCCATGGCCCTGCCCATCGTTCAGGCCCGGATACAAAATATCAAAGCCGCCCCGGCGGGAATATCCTACAATTCCGAAAAGTGGTGGATACCACGCCGGCTACAACACCAGCCGTAA